ctTCACTAGCCTGGAAGATGACCCCCTCTTCTTGACTGCTGCCATTATAGACCTAGTTCACAAAGCAAGTTAATTAACTAAACTGGTGATGaatcattgaataaaatatttgcgctattaattagttaaaagCATTATCAAGACTTACCTTCTCACACCGCCCTGAGTAGCTAGTATCGTCTTCCACCATTTCTGGGAGCATTCTTCCTTCTAAGCCTTTTTGCATTTTGATGTGCACTGTCTTCAACCATCTTCACAAACCATGCAGGTTTTCTTGCTCTAAATACAACGTATCCTATAGAGACTCCAAATACAAATCCACATTCATAACCCATTGCTACTGCTTTCCATCCAAATCCCTCTTCAAACATTGAATCTTCTTTCTCGAAGTTTGATGGTGGCTGTTGTTTCCCTTCACCTTTGTTGCATTTTGCTTGCAAGGGAAATCCACATAATCCTAAGTTCCCTGCGTATGAACCATTTTCAAATGTGTTGAACTGCTTACCTTGAGGTATGGGTCCCTCAAGTTGGTTATACGAAAGGTTCAGGACTTGAAGAAATGTTAAATCTACCAATTGCGGTGGAATCCTTCCAACAAGCAGATTTGAGGAGAGATCCAGCGATTCCAGATTAGTTAAATTCCCCAGTGATGGCTGGATATAACCGATGAGTCTGTTGTGAGAAAGGTTGAGCTGTATCAGAGATTTAAGCTTCCCGAGGGACTCTGGAATCTTTCCCGTGAATTTATTGCAGGATAAATTAAGTGTTGCGAGGGcaatttgaattttagaaaaCTCAATCTCCAAACCTTTCCATGCCAAAGTTACAGAATAAACATAAGAAGTGGATAAATTGTTTGTCCTCATGTAATCCATATGCTCATCAACGCTCATCATGGCTTTGAAGTTGTTGAAATACTCTGTTGGCAAAGGACCACTCAGGCTGTTGTTGGAGAGGTCAAATATCTGTAATTTAGAAAAAGAGTCCTTGACAGTTGGAACCTTCAAAGAACCATGGAGTTTATTTGACCTTAGAACAACAACCTCCAACTGTGGAAGCGTTTCTAAAAAGGAAGGGAATGTGTCATCAATCATGTTGTTATCGAGGTCCAGAAATTCTAAATTCACACAATTGATGATGGGTGGTGGTATCACCCCTTTCAATTGGTTGCCATTGAAGTTGAGATATCTCAAACTGTTCCCCTCTGAATAGATTGAAGGGATATTGCCGTGGAGAATGTTGGCACCAAGATGCAACACTGAGAGTCCATCACTGAAGTTTCCCAAGCATTGCGGGATGAATCCACTAAAGCCATTGTTGGACAAGTCTAGAATCTGTAGGAACTTCAGCTCGCAAATGGCAGAGGAGATGTTCCCAGACAGTTTATCATTGGAGGAAAGCATAAGAGTTCTCAAATGCTCAAGCTTGAAAACTGAAGGTGGAATCTGGCCATACAACCTGTTATGACTGAAATCGATATATTGTAATGAATTACAAAGGAACGGACTGATCTGGCCATACAGAAGGTTGTTTCGAAGAAGAAGAGCCCGCAAAGAAGGCATAGAAAACAGGGAGGAGGGAATTGTTCCATTAAGCAAGTTATGAGATAAGTCGAGAGAGTTTAAACCTGAAAGCCTACTTATTTGTGATGGGATGCTTCCTATCAGTATATTGTTTGAGAGGTACAAGATATTGAGTTGGGTTGGGTTAAAAAAACCATCTGGAATTTTACTATCAAACTTGTTGTTTGATAGGTCCAACAAATAGAGTTGTGTGAGGTTAGCAAAACCATCCGGAATTTGACCATCAAACTTGTTGTTTGAGAGGTATAATTCGGCAAGTTATGTgaggttaaaaaaatcatctggAATTTTAccagaaaaattattgaaagaaagtGACAAGTAATATAGCTTCTTAAGGTTTACAAGTGATGATAGAATCTGGtcatcaaacttgttatttgaGAGGTCCAACAAAGTGAGTTGTGTGAGGTTAAAAAAACCATCTGGAATTTTAccagaaaaattattgaaaaaaagtgtCAAGTAATATAGCTTCTTAAGGTTTCCAAGGGAGGATGAAATCTGGCCATCAAACTTGTTGTTTGAGAGGTCCAAGACGATGAGTTGTGTGAGGTTAAAAAAACTATCCGGAATTTTaccagaaaaattattaaaagaaagtgTCAAGAAATATAGCTTCTTAAGGTTTCCAAGTGAGGATGGAATCTGACCATCAAAATTCTTGTTTGAGAGATCCAACCAAGCAAGTAGAGTGAGGTTTGAAAACTCATTCAAAATTTTGCTAGTAAAATTATTGGCTGAGAGAAGCAAGTAACTGAGCTGCTTAAGGTTTTTAAGTGAGAATGGGAGATGACCTTGAAAATTGTTATGTGAGAGGTCCAACCGCGCCAACTGCGTTTGATTAGCAAAAACATCAGGAATTGAACCAGTAAAACTATTGTTTCCAAGATCCAAGTACTCGAGTTGCTTAAGTTTTCCCAACGAGAAAGGGATTTGACCACCCAACTGGTTATCTGCAAGGCCTAACTTAATGAGTTGCGTGAGGTTACCAAGTAGACCAAGATTCGAGCCAACAAAATTGCACCCATTAAGATACATCTTCTCCACAGACTTCAGATGACTGATTGAATCTGGTTCCAAATGAATTGAGATCCGCGTATATGACAGATCCAAATGCGAAAGAGCATTGCTCAAATTGTATGGCGAAAAAGAGCCAGTGAGTTCTTCGTTGAGCCATAACTTGAGCGATTGAAGGTTTGATCGGCGAAAGAAATTATCAGGGAGTTCCCCTTTCAATCCACAATCCCAGAGTTGGAGagaagacaaagaagaagacaagTTCATCAAGGAACTGGGTACCACCAAAGACATGTTCACTCCACCAAAGTAGAGTTCTCTCAGCTGGGTAAGGTTCTGAGCAAGCTTGTTGAAAGAAATCGGTTCCAGCATAGATTTAAATGGGAGATTTCTGGGGGAACTTGGCCTGCAAAATTCGATGAATATAGATTTAAATGCGTCAAATGCAGGAACTGACCAAAGGAAGATGAAATGACAGAGCCATTGAAGTCATTGCCAGAGAGATCGAGCTTCCGAAGATGATGAAGGGAGAAGAGAGTGCTGTTAGAATGGAGGGTGCCATAAAGCATGCGGCAACCAAGGTCTAGGCCAATTACATGGCCAGTTTGCATGTTGCATGTCACGCCATCCCAAGAGCAGCAATCTGTACCCTCTTTCCACAGCACTTTCTTGGGTGGATAACATGAAGTTCCATATGGAGAAGAAGACATGATGGAAAAGGAGTTTTTGAATTGGAGCAAAGCCAGGCTCTGGTCAACGGGGCATAATTGTACTGAAGAGGAGAAATTGGAAGAAGAATAATACTAGTAttcaaaatattactttttatttatttatttaagatgtTCTTGATGTAtacaaaaatgtttttccaATATGCTAGTTTCATTTATAGGTCGGAGAAATTTATaagtatataattttaaataaaaattattagatcTAGACTAACACCCGGATTACGAGTTTTCATATCTGATACGAATCAACCAGCACagtaacatgataaaaaaaataaaattgaaattgagataAGAATGACGGAGGATAAAACGTTATAAAAActtcatttgttttcttaacaACGTTTGTCTATTTCCTAAGTAGAGGTATCTTAGTTGAGAAATATTATGTGCAAGTTAACTAAATTTGgtgtttgatatatatattaaaagtaagatattttgttttttcataataatttttttgttattataatgttAGATGAAAGGAAATTTGGTGTTTggatgtatataaaaaaacaaataaacaattaaaatgtacaatgaaataactaaaatacccttcaaatcaaatattttaaaaatggaaTCAATGGGCTTTTTTGTCATTTCACaatggttattattataattatcatgTTAGCTTAGGGAAAAATTGgtattttgctaaaaaaaaaaaaaataagcatgtgTACGATGTCAGGAAGCTTATATAGAAGGCAACCCCACACTTTGGGCAGCATGTGCTCCACTTCCTAGCATATAAGAATGCCCTTGTACTATTTTGTTAGAAGTGTTGTTGTGTCCTTTTCCCTATGAAGAGACGCATGTTGGAGTTGGTGGTCCGGTTTATTATTAGTGgatctttttttctcattttctctctcatccCTAAAACATTATAGTTTGGCCCTCATTATTATGGATATTTCAACTTcagtccttttttttatttgtattttttgtttttgtagaagttttatttgtttttaatttcatccttcgatcccaatttacaaatattatattttttaattcggtctttattttttggtttctaatttttttcttagctcttttataaaaattttatttgtttttaattccatcattcaatcaaaattgatagtattatgcttttcaatttggtcctcattgttttgatttctaatttctttattggaacttttagaaaaattattattctttttaatttcacctttcaatcataattttttttatgttattttttatcctcattcttttaatttttttggtcattttttaaaattgatttttttttcaatttcactattcaattaaatataaaatttatttggtatttgaattttaatccatattgttttaattgctattttcttgaatgtttttgtataattgatttttttcaatttcatcattcaatatttgattaattaaaaattatactttattgTATATCAAATATGGTGTTTCTAGGTGTAATGATCCAAgtcatgaatttgaaaagttaatattttttttaaaaagatctttatgattctctttattttttatcagattATTCTAATTTCATAATCTAGGTCACGGGTTTGGCAGAATATCACGGGTTGACTCGGACTTGATTATTGACATTACAGGTTTGTTATGCTAACTCGGGTTAACCAGGACCCCTTTTTATGTCCTTTTCTTAtcccatttttttcttccatatttAATGGGTTGTGAATTGAATTGAGATATATCATTtatcccttttaaaaaaatatatttaggttaTCCTaattacttttgtttttaaatttggttcATCTATTGTCTTTCTTTTTGTCAATTTGAATTAAAGCCATCTTATCCAACCTAGTTAAGTCTATAACCCAagtcacatattttttttgtcttttaaaacacaattgcAGTAGTTGAACATTATTTTTTGCACAAAACAAAATAGTTTGGCCCTATGGAAAAGCACATACATGAATTATAGTTAACATATACTAAACAAACTTGACTTTTCACtgtataaatgaataataaaatgttaAGCATGTTTCACCTTGCTCCTTAAGACTTTTTaggcattttttaaataaaattaaaacttatttttttcaatgcattCTTTTTCCATCTTCCCCGCTGCATGttcggggggaagaagaaaggggaacaatgccgttcaaaacggcaccgttcagtctcttttttttttttttaatgtatgaaacgatgtcgttttggagaaaacgcgccgtttcatttaaatgtggcgCCAAAAACGCGCCAATGTTCAAATCAGCCCCCAATTactttttgttcatttcaattgtatcactgccaatttcggtccccgcccccatagttggccgcgtttttcactttggtccttggcctctaatttatgcaatttagccctcaattgatcaataaacttccaatttcttcaattaggctcctgaatcaattccaaacagccccctctatctttgcgccttttccaaattggtccctggtttcagatttttacaattaagcccctaattggacattaaacttcaatatttatgcaattaagcccctgatttgacccaaataaaatcctaaaaaatatattttggccctagaacttaaatttcttctaattaaagcccaaattgacttaaaaatcaattttccttgcaatcaaatcctctataaatccaattaaaaatccaattaagtccataaacatccaaatttgggcttttctcctcaaaatttaaattttcctccTAAACAGGgccctcatccttcaagaatatactatcaaaaatccaatctttgtatttttatactccttgaccaattttctgaccattttttGCGTGCTTCTGCTttccgttatttttctaacctcctttggctatttattttatttttatttttgtgaggacccgaaaatgggttacaacagatgccccctctttataaagcttacggagcaggggttttgcgcagtaagatttataaagataaaccaaaactgaactcccgaaactgatttggttggagcttgatcgctctgaaactttgtcttaaccgcaatcctcctcaacccaaaaactGTGATCAAactttagtcatctcgagatcccttatggtgatctcctttaaccaaaaacctggaatcccatctggcgatttctTTTTAACCAaggctgaaatatgaggtcccttctggcgacctcctttgaccaatatcgaaatacgagatcccttctagcgatctcaaAACTGGGAATCTCATTTGGCGATTccacaaccaaaacaaaaatgcgTGTGTGGTCtgattgtgatgggtgacctgcccgagtggaaaaaggaagagtggtctcattctttgggtgacctacccagggggaagaatggcctcattattatgggtgacctacccaggtaaaaacaaaatggagaatggtctcattcttatgggtgacctacccaaatggaaaaaggaagagtggtctcattctttgggtgacctacccagggggaagaatgaccttattattatgggtgacctacccaggtaaaaacaaaatggagaatggtctcattcttatgggtgacctacccaaatggaaaaaggaagagtggtctcattctttgggtgacctacccagggggaagaatgaccttattattatgggtgacctacccaggtaaaaacaaaatggagaatggtctcattcttatgggtgacctacccaaatggaaaaaggaagagtggtctcattctttgggtgacctacctagaaaaaataatggtctcattgtgatgggtgacctacgcaagtggaaaaaggaagagtggtctcattctttgggtgacctacccagggggaagaatgacctcattattatgagtgacctacccaggtaaaaaaaaaaaaggagaatggtctcattcttatgggtgacctacccagaaaaaataatggtgtcattgtgatgggtgacctacccaagtggaaaaaggaagagtggtctcattctttgggtgacctacccagggggaagaatggcctcattcttatgggtgacctacctaggtaaaaaaaagatggagaatggtctcattcttatgggtgacctacccagaaaaaataatggtctcattgtgatgggtgacctacccaaagggaaaaggggaaagagtggtctcattcctATGGGTGCCCTACCCAAAgggaggaatggcctcattcttatggatGACCTACTCAGGTAaacaaaaagatggagaatggtctcgttctaatgggtgacctacccagaaaaaatagtggtctcattgtgatgggtgacctacccaagtggaaagaatatgaaaaagtggtctcattgtgatgggtgacctacccaaatagaaaaaatgtggagtgcggtctcattgtaatgggtgacctacccaagtaaaaaaaacatggagaagtggtcgcgttgtaatgggtgacctacccagaaaaaatgttggtctcattgtaatgggtgacctacccaagaaaaaggaaagagcggtctcattgtaatgggtgacctacccaggtgaaaGAATGGTCtgattgtaatgggtgacctacccaaataaaaacatggagaattggtcgcgttgtaatgggtgacctacccagaaaaatgttggcgagggctcaaaggcgcccttgaaatgaggtagggttagaaaacgcactacccgagaggtgagggctcaaacggcgcactcaaaatgaggtagggttaaaaaacgcactacccgagaagtgagggctcaacggcgcactcgaaaagaggtagggttagaaaacgcactacccaagaagtgagggctcaaaggcgcactcaaaatgaggtagggttagaaaacgcactacccaaaagatgatgatgaaacaccgatacgacaaatgttgaaagcaatgcattatgatcaatatgcatgtatacttacctgagaaaaataggtccccctttcgttGTAAACTTCTTCAAGCTCTTGTTTCCACCTTTTCTCATGAACCAAAATATACTTCATATCCTCTTAGTGAAGAGATCTCTggttccttatggggccctttcttgctccattgagtattgtgctttattattatttcaaaaggaaaactcaaaagatttggttttgttcatgaaaactgaaactttcaatgcaattagcaattctcataaaagattcctttttagaagtttttaatATGATACCCCTTTGGGCTTTGGTTCACTATGGACCCCTATGTGCACTTTGTGCACCtcttgccccctagtgtggCGTGCAAAAATATGTCAAGtttagatttgatttggttctcCAACTGATGGAGTCAACTCCTTGGTTATGcgtaaaaaaaaagggttcttttaagtaaaagcaTTTCAACtgctatgagatcatatgttttatgaaaaaaaaaggttccttacaaagagaattcatggccgaactttaattttattgattggggaattacgaaatacatcaagcgtaatatttccttacagagtcagaattcacgggCCCAACTAGATCTTCTTcatccattctagataacaatAAAGCTTCTCCCGAAAACGCTTTCTTTACCACTAAAGGGCCCTTATTGTTTGGCGTCCATTTACTCTGATTTTCTCCTGGTAAAAGACAACATTATCTTCAATATATgatctccttcgtggaatcctcaaggtcgaatcctcctgttgtatgatttggccatccttctttgataaagttgatgatgacagattgcggctatcctcttttctcttatcagattcaactgttcacatTTAACCTTCTCCCATTCTAACTCTTCTAGCTCAAAGTCTATCAACACTCTTAATGAGGGGATTTCCACTTTTAAAAgcatcaccgcctccattccatataccaacatTTACGAGGTGGCTCCTATTaaggttcgaactgcggtgcgatatgcatgaagggcaaatgacaacatctcatgccaatccttataggtgactaccatcttctgaataatctttttgacattcttgttagcagcttctaccgcaccattcatctttggtctatatggtgaagaattggaatgcttgatttttcatttagtgcagagctccattatcatcttgccgttgaaattctgggcattattaatttttctagtggaccatatcgatagatcaaatatctttccataaatttccTCACCACTTTTTTTCACGTCAtcgaaacatctcaacaaagtttcttcaaatgatttcttatacaaagtttccccatcaagatagaaatccattgccaacctcctcaatgtcttcttgttgatttttggatgcccccatgggatatgtctggttttggatgaaattcttg
This is a stretch of genomic DNA from Populus alba chromosome 11, ASM523922v2, whole genome shotgun sequence. It encodes these proteins:
- the LOC118038318 gene encoding receptor-like protein Cf-9 — encoded protein: MAEVIRNDKLLIYFFQDSLAGSALSWYMRLDSVRIRSWKDLVEAFLKQYKFNMEIAPDRTSLMSMEKRSQESIRAYAQRPSSPRNLPFKSMLEPISFNKLAQNLTQLRELYFGGVNMSLVVPSSLMNLSSSLSSLQLWDCGLKGELPDNFFRRSNLQSLKLWLNEELTGSFSPYNLSNALSHLDLSYTRISIHLEPDSISHLKSVEKMYLNGCNFVGSNLGLLGNLTQLIKLGLADNQLGGQIPFSLGKLKQLEYLDLGNNSFTGSIPDVFANQTQLARLYGQIPPSVFKLEHLRTLMLSSNDKLSGNISSAICELKFLQILDLSNNGFSGFIPQCLGNFSDGLSVLHLGANILHGNIPSIYSEGNSLRYLNFNGNQLKGVIPPPIINCVNLEFLDLDNNMIDDTFPSFLETLPQLEVVVLRSNKLHGSLKVPTVKDSFSKLQIFDLSNNSLSGPLPTEYFNNFKAMMSVDEHMDYMRTNNLSTSYVYSVTLAWKGLEIEFSKIQIALATLNLSCNKFTGKIPESLGKLKSLIQLNLSHNRLIGYIQPSLGNLTNLESLDLSSNLLVGRIPPQLVDLTFLQVLNLSYNQLEGPIPQGKQFNTFENGSYAGNLGLCGFPLQAKCNKGEGKQQPPSNFEKEDSMFEEGFGWKAVAMGYECGFVFGVSIGYVVFRARKPAWFVKMVEDSAHQNAKRLRRKNAPRNGGRRY